The proteins below are encoded in one region of Coffea arabica cultivar ET-39 chromosome 4c, Coffea Arabica ET-39 HiFi, whole genome shotgun sequence:
- the LOC113738768 gene encoding uncharacterized protein isoform X3, whose product MKFRYAMVCSSNQNRSMEAHSLFKREGFDVSSYGTGQHVKLPGPSLREPNVYDFGTPYKHMFDDLRRKDPDLYKRNGILPMLKRNLAVKSAPQRWQENAADGSFDVVLTFEEKVFDMVIEDLHNRNHVLMKPVLVINLEVKDNHEEAAIGARLALLLCQEVPLNCCILLLCAA is encoded by the exons ATGAAGTTCCGGTACGCCATGGTATGCTCGTCGAATCAGAACCGGAGCATGGAGGCTCACTCGCTCTTCAAGAGAGAGGGCTTCGACGTCTCCTCTTACGGAACTGGTCAACACGTTAAGCTCCCCGGTCCTTCCCTCAGAGAACCCAATGTCTACGACTTCGGCACCCCTTACAAACACATGTTCGATGATCTACGACGCAAAGACCCCGACTT GTATAAGCGAAACGGGATATTGCCAATGCTTAAGAGGAACTTGGCTGTAAAATCAGCTCCTCAGAGATGGCAAGAGAATGCAGCTGATGGCTCCTTTGATGTTGTGCTTACGTTTGAGGAAAAAGTTTTTGACATGGTTATTGAAG ATCTTCACAACCGAAATCATGTTCTCATGAAGCCTGTGTTGGTAATCAACTTGGAAGTAAAAGACAATCATGAGGAAGCAGCCATTGGAGCTAGGCTTGCTTTGCTTTTGTGTCAGGAA GTCCCACTGAATTGTTGTATACTACTTCTCTGTGCAGCTTGA
- the LOC113738768 gene encoding uncharacterized protein isoform X2 yields the protein MKFRYAMVCSSNQNRSMEAHSLFKREGFDVSSYGTGQHVKLPGPSLREPNVYDFGTPYKHMFDDLRRKDPDLYKRNGILPMLKRNLAVKSAPQRWQENAADGSFDVVLTFEEKVFDMVIEDLHNRNHVLMKPVLVINLEVKDNHEEAAIGARLALLLCQELESFEAWEESINMCLLTL from the exons ATGAAGTTCCGGTACGCCATGGTATGCTCGTCGAATCAGAACCGGAGCATGGAGGCTCACTCGCTCTTCAAGAGAGAGGGCTTCGACGTCTCCTCTTACGGAACTGGTCAACACGTTAAGCTCCCCGGTCCTTCCCTCAGAGAACCCAATGTCTACGACTTCGGCACCCCTTACAAACACATGTTCGATGATCTACGACGCAAAGACCCCGACTT GTATAAGCGAAACGGGATATTGCCAATGCTTAAGAGGAACTTGGCTGTAAAATCAGCTCCTCAGAGATGGCAAGAGAATGCAGCTGATGGCTCCTTTGATGTTGTGCTTACGTTTGAGGAAAAAGTTTTTGACATGGTTATTGAAG ATCTTCACAACCGAAATCATGTTCTCATGAAGCCTGTGTTGGTAATCAACTTGGAAGTAAAAGACAATCATGAGGAAGCAGCCATTGGAGCTAGGCTTGCTTTGCTTTTGTGTCAGGAA CTTGAATCTTTTGAGGCTTGGGAGGAATCAATCAATATGTGCTTGCTCACGCTATAG
- the LOC113738768 gene encoding uncharacterized protein isoform X1: MKFRYAMVCSSNQNRSMEAHSLFKREGFDVSSYGTGQHVKLPGPSLREPNVYDFGTPYKHMFDDLRRKDPDLYKRNGILPMLKRNLAVKSAPQRWQENAADGSFDVVLTFEEKVFDMVIEDLHNRNHVLMKPVLVINLEVKDNHEEAAIGARLALLLCQELESTEAWEESIDDLITNFERQHRRKLLYSVSYY; the protein is encoded by the exons ATGAAGTTCCGGTACGCCATGGTATGCTCGTCGAATCAGAACCGGAGCATGGAGGCTCACTCGCTCTTCAAGAGAGAGGGCTTCGACGTCTCCTCTTACGGAACTGGTCAACACGTTAAGCTCCCCGGTCCTTCCCTCAGAGAACCCAATGTCTACGACTTCGGCACCCCTTACAAACACATGTTCGATGATCTACGACGCAAAGACCCCGACTT GTATAAGCGAAACGGGATATTGCCAATGCTTAAGAGGAACTTGGCTGTAAAATCAGCTCCTCAGAGATGGCAAGAGAATGCAGCTGATGGCTCCTTTGATGTTGTGCTTACGTTTGAGGAAAAAGTTTTTGACATGGTTATTGAAG ATCTTCACAACCGAAATCATGTTCTCATGAAGCCTGTGTTGGTAATCAACTTGGAAGTAAAAGACAATCATGAGGAAGCAGCCATTGGAGCTAGGCTTGCTTTGCTTTTGTGTCAGGAA CTTGAATCCACTGAGGCTTGGGAGGAATCAATTGATGATCTTATCACTAACTTTGAGAGACAACATCGAAGGAAGCTTTTATACAGTGTTTCCTATTattaa
- the LOC113738488 gene encoding uncharacterized protein isoform X1 — protein sequence MGEDEAIAKSSEDQNDDGVSESKAVPVEDKESINDENVEKFLDSMDDYLILVDSLSSILRQGWLELASARHSMGASRISASSYDMKYHSAATTLQLQHETASSDVGQPHFVLRKWESSDSPKKDPSDSPTRDPCEAKLEEDKWVQSVSSGLRIRTKGTSESSESREKKAENTGSPLSVDGHAQKERLKALSMFGALAPPKLRAAQLSFETALETLADIANVRASLLRAYEQVQKEMESPIQ from the exons ATGGGCGAAGACGAAGCCATTGCCAAGTCTTCTGAGGATCAAAACGACGACGGAGTAAGCGAATCGAAGGCCGTTCCAGTAGAAGATAAAGAAAGCATAAACGACGAAAATGTGGAGAAGTTTCTGGATTCCATGGATGACTACTTAATCCTCGTCGATTCCTTGTCCTCCATTCTTCGCCAG GGATGGTTAGAATTGGCGAGTGCTCGGCATTCCATGGGAGCGTCACGCATAAGTGCGTCTTCCTATGACATGAAGTACCATTCAGCTGCTACTACATTGCAACTGCAGCATGAAACTG CTAGCTCTGATGTAGGGCAACCGCATTTTGTGTTGCGCAAATGGGAATCCTCGGATAGTCCTAAAAAAGATCCTTCGGATAGTCCAACAAGAGATCCTTGCGAAGCAAAACTTGAGGAGGATAAATGGGTACAGAGTGTATCTAGTGGTCTAAGGATCAGGACCAAGGGAACATCCGAAAGTTCTG AGAGTAGGGAGAAAAAGGCGGAAAATACTGGATCTCCACTTTCTGTTGATGGCCAT GCTCAAAAAGAACGACTCAAGGCACTCTCCATGTTTGGAGCATTGGCTCCTCCTAAACTTCGAGCTGCCCAACTTTCATTTGAGACAG CCCTGGAAACACTTGCAGATATAGCAAATGTGCGAGCGTCATTGCTACGTGCTTATGAACAAGTGCAAAAAGAGATGGAGAGCCCCATACAGTGA
- the LOC113740135 gene encoding UV-B-induced protein At3g17800, chloroplastic-like isoform X2 encodes METAATFRSSLGIPSYYDVRSVVKGPDFVQFGSISRVTPASVKHPLISHVKLGQSRVTLKSRKCTRIRSSMSSSSNSGGSTAPIAPLQLESPIGQFLSEILVSHPHLVPAAVEQQLEQLQTDRDAESQKEEPAASGTDLVLYRRIAEVKANERRKALEEILYALIVQKFMDASVSLIPSIGPSLDPSGQVDKWPSHEEKLERLHSHEAYEMIQNHLALILGNRVADSSSVAQISKLRVGQVYAASVMYGYFLKRVDQRFQLEKSMRILPQGSDDGVLSNTQEMVGQEDGPGTDVAANTFRTAQSHPEVSSWSAGGVSAGGFGHGMKSSRLRTYVMSFDGETLHRYATIRSKEAVSIIEKHTEALFGRPEIVITPEGTVDSSKDELIKISFGGLRRLVLEAVTFGSFLWDVESHVDSRYHFVAN; translated from the exons ATGGAAACAGCTGCCACTTTTCGGTCTTCTTTGGGCATACCTTCTTATTATGACGTTCGGTCGGTTGTAAAAGGACCCGATTTCGTGCAGTTCGGATCCATATCCCGGGTTACACCGGCTTCAGTTAAG CATCCTTTAATTTCTCATGTGAAGTTGGGCCAGAGCAGAGTTACTCTTAAGAGCAGGAAATGCACTAGAATTCGATCTTCCATGTCCTCATCTTCTAATTCGGGTGGTTCAACTGCTCCTATTGCTCCGCTGCAGTTGGAGTCTCCTATTGGACAGTTTCTTTCTGAAATCTTGGTTAGCCACCCCCATCTTGTGCCTGCTGCAGTGGAACAGCAGCTTGAGCAGCTTCAAACCGATCGTGATGCTGAGAGTCAGAAAGAGGAGCCGGCAGCTTCTGGTACAGATTTAGTGTTGTACAG GAGAATTGCGGAGGTGAAGGCCAATGAGAGGAGAAAGGCATTGGAAGAAATACTATATGCCTTAATTGTTCAGAAATTTATGGATGCCAGCGTATCTTTGATTCCTTCCATTGGACCATCCTTGGATCCTTCTGGCCAAGTAGACAAATGGCCCAGCCATGAAGAGAAACTTGAGAGGCTTCATTCTCATGAAGCTTATGAGATGATCCAGAACCATCTGGCCCTCATTCTGGGAAACCGAGTGGCTGATTCTTCTTCTGTAGCTCAAATTAGCAAACTGAGAGTTGGCCAGGTCTATGCAGCTTCAGTGATGTACGGGTATTTCCTAAAGCGGGTTGACCAGAGATTTCAGCTGGAGAAGTCAATGAGAATCCTTCCACAGGGATCAGATGATGGAGTTTTGAGTAACACACAGGAAATGGTTGGGCAGGAAGATGGACCTGGCACTGATGTTGCTGCCAATACTTTCAGGACTGCACAATCCCACCCCGAGGTGTCATCATGGTCTGCTGGGGGCGTCAGCGCAGGAGGATTTGGTCATGGCATGAAGTCTTCCAGGTTGCGAACTTATGTGATGTCATTTGATGGGGAGACGCTGCACAGATATGCCACCATCAGATCTAAGGAGGCTGTCAGTATTATTGAAAAGCATACAGAAGCATTGTTTGGTAGGCCTGAGATTGTTATCACGCCAGAAGGAACTGTTGATTCCTCTAAAGACGAACTCATTAAAATTAGCTTTGGCGGTCTGAGGAGGCTTGTGTTGGAGGCAGTAACATTTGGTTCCTTCCTCTGGGATGTTGAGAGCCATGTGGATTCGAGGTAccattttgttgcaaattgA
- the LOC113738488 gene encoding uncharacterized protein isoform X2 produces MGEDEAIAKSSEDQNDDGVSESKAVPVEDKESINDENVEKFLDSMDDYLILVDSLSSILRQGWLELASARHSMGASRISASSYDMKYHSAATTLQLQHETASSDVGQPHFVLRKWESSDSPKKDPSDSPTRDPCEAKLEEDKWVQSVSSGLRIRTKGTSESSVFPSCLGPKRVGRKRRKILDLHFLLMAMLKKNDSRHSPCLEHWLLLNFELPNFHLRQPWKHLQI; encoded by the exons ATGGGCGAAGACGAAGCCATTGCCAAGTCTTCTGAGGATCAAAACGACGACGGAGTAAGCGAATCGAAGGCCGTTCCAGTAGAAGATAAAGAAAGCATAAACGACGAAAATGTGGAGAAGTTTCTGGATTCCATGGATGACTACTTAATCCTCGTCGATTCCTTGTCCTCCATTCTTCGCCAG GGATGGTTAGAATTGGCGAGTGCTCGGCATTCCATGGGAGCGTCACGCATAAGTGCGTCTTCCTATGACATGAAGTACCATTCAGCTGCTACTACATTGCAACTGCAGCATGAAACTG CTAGCTCTGATGTAGGGCAACCGCATTTTGTGTTGCGCAAATGGGAATCCTCGGATAGTCCTAAAAAAGATCCTTCGGATAGTCCAACAAGAGATCCTTGCGAAGCAAAACTTGAGGAGGATAAATGGGTACAGAGTGTATCTAGTGGTCTAAGGATCAGGACCAAGGGAACATCCGAAAGTTCTG tttttccttcttgtctGGGTCCAAAGAGAGTAGGGAGAAAAAGGCGGAAAATACTGGATCTCCACTTTCTGTTGATGGCCAT GCTCAAAAAGAACGACTCAAGGCACTCTCCATGTTTGGAGCATTGGCTCCTCCTAAACTTCGAGCTGCCCAACTTTCATTTGAGACAG CCCTGGAAACACTTGCAGATATAG
- the LOC113740135 gene encoding UV-B-induced protein At3g17800, chloroplastic-like isoform X1, with the protein METAATFRSSLGIPSYYDVRSVVKGPDFVQFGSISRVTPASVKQHPLISHVKLGQSRVTLKSRKCTRIRSSMSSSSNSGGSTAPIAPLQLESPIGQFLSEILVSHPHLVPAAVEQQLEQLQTDRDAESQKEEPAASGTDLVLYRRIAEVKANERRKALEEILYALIVQKFMDASVSLIPSIGPSLDPSGQVDKWPSHEEKLERLHSHEAYEMIQNHLALILGNRVADSSSVAQISKLRVGQVYAASVMYGYFLKRVDQRFQLEKSMRILPQGSDDGVLSNTQEMVGQEDGPGTDVAANTFRTAQSHPEVSSWSAGGVSAGGFGHGMKSSRLRTYVMSFDGETLHRYATIRSKEAVSIIEKHTEALFGRPEIVITPEGTVDSSKDELIKISFGGLRRLVLEAVTFGSFLWDVESHVDSRYHFVAN; encoded by the exons ATGGAAACAGCTGCCACTTTTCGGTCTTCTTTGGGCATACCTTCTTATTATGACGTTCGGTCGGTTGTAAAAGGACCCGATTTCGTGCAGTTCGGATCCATATCCCGGGTTACACCGGCTTCAGTTAAG CAGCATCCTTTAATTTCTCATGTGAAGTTGGGCCAGAGCAGAGTTACTCTTAAGAGCAGGAAATGCACTAGAATTCGATCTTCCATGTCCTCATCTTCTAATTCGGGTGGTTCAACTGCTCCTATTGCTCCGCTGCAGTTGGAGTCTCCTATTGGACAGTTTCTTTCTGAAATCTTGGTTAGCCACCCCCATCTTGTGCCTGCTGCAGTGGAACAGCAGCTTGAGCAGCTTCAAACCGATCGTGATGCTGAGAGTCAGAAAGAGGAGCCGGCAGCTTCTGGTACAGATTTAGTGTTGTACAG GAGAATTGCGGAGGTGAAGGCCAATGAGAGGAGAAAGGCATTGGAAGAAATACTATATGCCTTAATTGTTCAGAAATTTATGGATGCCAGCGTATCTTTGATTCCTTCCATTGGACCATCCTTGGATCCTTCTGGCCAAGTAGACAAATGGCCCAGCCATGAAGAGAAACTTGAGAGGCTTCATTCTCATGAAGCTTATGAGATGATCCAGAACCATCTGGCCCTCATTCTGGGAAACCGAGTGGCTGATTCTTCTTCTGTAGCTCAAATTAGCAAACTGAGAGTTGGCCAGGTCTATGCAGCTTCAGTGATGTACGGGTATTTCCTAAAGCGGGTTGACCAGAGATTTCAGCTGGAGAAGTCAATGAGAATCCTTCCACAGGGATCAGATGATGGAGTTTTGAGTAACACACAGGAAATGGTTGGGCAGGAAGATGGACCTGGCACTGATGTTGCTGCCAATACTTTCAGGACTGCACAATCCCACCCCGAGGTGTCATCATGGTCTGCTGGGGGCGTCAGCGCAGGAGGATTTGGTCATGGCATGAAGTCTTCCAGGTTGCGAACTTATGTGATGTCATTTGATGGGGAGACGCTGCACAGATATGCCACCATCAGATCTAAGGAGGCTGTCAGTATTATTGAAAAGCATACAGAAGCATTGTTTGGTAGGCCTGAGATTGTTATCACGCCAGAAGGAACTGTTGATTCCTCTAAAGACGAACTCATTAAAATTAGCTTTGGCGGTCTGAGGAGGCTTGTGTTGGAGGCAGTAACATTTGGTTCCTTCCTCTGGGATGTTGAGAGCCATGTGGATTCGAGGTAccattttgttgcaaattgA
- the LOC113738768 gene encoding uncharacterized protein isoform X4, translated as MKFRYAMVCSSNQNRSMEAHSLFKREGFDVSSYGTGQHVKLPGPSLREPNVYDFGTPYKHMFDDLRRKDPDLYKRNGILPMLKRNLAVKSAPQRWQENAADGSFDVVLTFEEKVFDMVIEDLHNRNHVLMKPVLVINLEVKDNHEEAAIGARLALLLCQEETRSCGHNYFSF; from the exons ATGAAGTTCCGGTACGCCATGGTATGCTCGTCGAATCAGAACCGGAGCATGGAGGCTCACTCGCTCTTCAAGAGAGAGGGCTTCGACGTCTCCTCTTACGGAACTGGTCAACACGTTAAGCTCCCCGGTCCTTCCCTCAGAGAACCCAATGTCTACGACTTCGGCACCCCTTACAAACACATGTTCGATGATCTACGACGCAAAGACCCCGACTT GTATAAGCGAAACGGGATATTGCCAATGCTTAAGAGGAACTTGGCTGTAAAATCAGCTCCTCAGAGATGGCAAGAGAATGCAGCTGATGGCTCCTTTGATGTTGTGCTTACGTTTGAGGAAAAAGTTTTTGACATGGTTATTGAAG ATCTTCACAACCGAAATCATGTTCTCATGAAGCCTGTGTTGGTAATCAACTTGGAAGTAAAAGACAATCATGAGGAAGCAGCCATTGGAGCTAGGCTTGCTTTGCTTTTGTGTCAGGAA GAAACACGAAGCTGTGGCCATAATTACTTCTCTTTTTGA